A genomic segment from Tindallia californiensis encodes:
- a CDS encoding MarR family winged helix-turn-helix transcriptional regulator, giving the protein MRNYYVQIYEYIEKLLHALIIEDKKRNFSGKKSLQILDLMLMSYMGKGKGSSIQKLITETGLKRNDITSAVKRLTERKMIYKADSDEDKRIKELVLTEQGEALLLEYRKQEQRELFELLDEFTFNEEKAILKFLVKVDMKYREKQKGQ; this is encoded by the coding sequence ATGAGAAATTATTATGTTCAAATTTATGAGTATATAGAAAAGCTGCTACATGCATTAATCATAGAAGATAAAAAAAGAAACTTTTCTGGAAAAAAATCTTTGCAAATACTGGACTTGATGTTAATGAGTTATATGGGCAAAGGAAAAGGGAGCAGTATTCAAAAGCTCATAACCGAAACTGGACTGAAACGGAACGATATCACGTCTGCTGTAAAGCGTTTGACTGAGCGAAAAATGATTTACAAAGCAGATTCTGATGAGGATAAACGAATCAAAGAACTGGTTTTAACAGAACAAGGAGAAGCCTTATTGCTGGAATATCGAAAACAGGAGCAAAGGGAGCTCTTTGAATTGTTAGATGAATTTACCTTCAATGAAGAAAAAGCAATTCTTAAATTTTTAGTTAAGGTGGATATGAAATATCGTGAAAAACAAAAAGGACAATAG
- a CDS encoding redox-sensing transcriptional repressor Rex has translation MKKDHKDVSMAVIRRLPKYHRRLKELMEKDVTRISSKELSGMIGFTASQIRQDLNCFGGFGQQGYGYDVSELYTEISRILGLTEHYNTVIVGAGNLGQAIANYSNFEKKGFHVLALFEKNPRLIGLKIRDVPVLDIDELEEFAKNKSVDIGVICTNSENAQDVADQLVKLPVKAVWNFAPVDIILPENIVQENVHLSDSLFVISYLLKMQRDEQQNP, from the coding sequence TTGAAAAAAGATCACAAAGATGTGTCAATGGCCGTTATCAGAAGACTTCCAAAGTATCATAGACGGCTGAAAGAATTAATGGAAAAAGATGTGACAAGGATATCGTCTAAAGAGCTCAGCGGAATGATTGGGTTTACAGCTTCTCAAATTCGTCAGGACTTAAATTGTTTTGGTGGGTTCGGGCAACAGGGTTATGGGTACGATGTATCAGAACTTTACACGGAAATCAGCCGAATTTTAGGCTTGACAGAACACTATAACACCGTCATTGTTGGAGCTGGAAACTTAGGACAGGCAATCGCTAATTACTCGAACTTTGAAAAAAAGGGGTTTCATGTGTTGGCGCTGTTTGAAAAAAATCCAAGACTTATTGGATTGAAAATCCGAGACGTTCCGGTGCTGGACATTGATGAGCTAGAAGAATTTGCAAAAAACAAAAGCGTAGACATTGGTGTTATCTGTACAAACTCTGAAAATGCACAAGATGTAGCTGATCAGTTGGTTAAGTTGCCTGTCAAGGCGGTATGGAACTTTGCGCCGGTGGATATTATTCTTCCGGAAAACATTGTTCAGGAGAATGTTCATTTAAGCGATAGTCTGTTTGTTATTTCATATTTGCTGAAAATGCAAAGAGATGAACAACAAAATCCTTAA